A stretch of Trichomycterus rosablanca isolate fTriRos1 chromosome 8, fTriRos1.hap1, whole genome shotgun sequence DNA encodes these proteins:
- the hmmr gene encoding hyaluronan mediated motility receptor, which produces MSFSRAALKRFNENVGCAPPPGTYELKSGDVKGAASFHKADRFKAAKLAPASKDVSMSPVRRTMSVDGLADGSSTKKDTSCSQESKHLKLLEKEIRLLVQQRGEQDRKLQALEEELKKLEAKLLTAVREKTGLAASVASLERQLAELKKTNEFLKSKVSADTTKNKINSLSMELIEARNKLDAKDKELSFLQISSEGKVKVLETDLEASKATLSALRERNKDLEDLHEETKVQNEEFEKEMDKLHAVIRELREEIKALQSYLDSANEEIQELKCKVRDKSAMERRVSDSQEKLGEVEQTLEQRTVDLHASQNSLKEKEQELQRCQQELQEHHTTLEERQRELEECKHDAETFRTALKELEDKLEKNEQELKDSQSTVKQQEQELARVREVLRRTEEELDQRVAHMNERCLNMEDERARTQEEGLRRVQELLADVASLEESKKFEKETHDQLKQQHTAVVEQLEGEKARNDSLSTTMASMHEEMDKEKKQLEDELEEVLEELALLEKQDQQRLEFVQKMTEEKLNLEKELSGARAELERTQAVTKTVDESQEALKKLQDEHSVSLGKIGDLSTELETVKQTLSAQREQSEAHAHKLEEELNRVGQQLQEEQQKISQHQHAQEKEREEYARMLLEVQTKLARSEQEVQHVTKSMKQEQEEKHQALSQLEQIRQCRRESTEAKEQKAWLLQTQMETLQKERDQLHQQMEQERLSFSKQLAEAQESTSNEETEHWKNLYEELYSKVKPFQEQLDGFAAERHALLSEKGATQAQLSKLADAYANLLGHQNQKQKIKHMIKLKEENLELKQEVAKLQVQVAKQKKELEHVKSSSASRRFDPSKAFKHEHKENQEPVLNIR; this is translated from the exons ATGTCGTTTTCACGAGCTGCTCTGAAACGATTTAATGAGAATGTCG gctgtgctcctccacctggCACATACGAGCTGAAGTCTGGAGATGTAAAAGGAGCCGCATCATTTCACAAAGCAGACCGCTTCAAAGCAGCAAAAT TGGCACCAGCTTCAAAAGATGTGTCAATGTCTCCGGTGCGGAGAACCATGTCTGTTGATGGCTTG GCTGATGGTTCAAGCACAAAGAAGGACACCAGCTGTTCACAAGAGTCAAAACATCTAAAACTGCTGGAGAAAgag ATCCGGTTGCTGGTTCAGCAGAGGGGAGAACAAGACCGCAAGCTTCAGGCTTTGGAAGAAGAGCTTAAGAAGTTGGAGGCTAAACTACTCACTGCTGTAAGAGAGAAAACAGGACTGGCAGCCAGCGTGGCATCTCTGGAAAGACAGCTTgcagaactaaagaaaacaaatgaGTTTCTCAAGTCCAAG GTCTCTGCAGACACCACAAAGAATAAAATCAACTCACTTTCTATGGAACTGATTGAGGCCAGAAATAAACTAGACGCTAAAGACAAG gAGCTGAGTTTCCTGCAGATCAGTTCAGAGGGCAAAGTGAAAGTTTTGGAGACTGACCTTGAAGCCTCTAAAGCAACTCTCAGTGCACTCAGGGAGAGAAACAAAGATCTTG AGGACCTTCATGAAGAGACTAAAGTGCAAAATGAGGAGTTTGAAAAAGAAATGGATAAGCTGCATG CTGTTATACGGGAGCTGAGAGAGGAGATCAAAGCTCTGCAGAGTTACCTTGATTCTGCTAATGAAGAGATTCAG GAATTAAAGTGTAAGGTGCGGGACAAATCTGCAATGGAGCGTCGTGTCAGTGATTCACAGGAAAAACTTGG TGAGGTGGAGCAAACGTTGGAGCAGCGAACAGTGGATCTACACGCCTCTCAGAATTCTTTAAAAGAGAAAGAGCAGGAGCTGCAGAGATGCCAGCAGGAGTTGCAGGAGCACCACACCACCCTCGAGGAGCGGCAGAGGGAACTGGAGGAGTGCAAGCATGATGCAGAGACCTTTCGGACTGCTCTGAAAGAGCTGGAGGACAAGCTGGAGAAAAATGAGCAGGAGCTCAAGGACTCCCAGAGCACAGTAAAGCAACAGGAGCAGGAACTAGCTCGAGTCAGGGAGGTGCTGAGAAGAACGGAAGAGGAGCTAGACCAGAGAGTGGCTCACATGAACGAACGCTGTCTGAACATGGAGGACGAAAGAG ccaGGACCCAAGAGGAAGGACTAAGAAGAGTACAGGAGCTGTTGGCTGATGTTGCTTCATtagaagaaagcaaaaagttTGAGAAAGAAACACATGACCAGCTGAAGCAGCAACACACTGCCGTTGTTGAACAGCTGGAGGGAGAGAAG GCTCGCAATGACTCCCTGTCCACCACAATGGCATCTATGCATGAGGAGATggacaaagaaaagaaacagtTGGAGGATGAGCTGGAGGAGGTGCTAGAAGAGTTGGCTCTACTTGAAAAGCAGGACCAGCAGCGTCTGGAGTTTGTACAAAAGATGACTGAAGAGAAGCTCAACCTGGAGAAAGAACTGAGCGGTGCTCGTGCAGAACTAGAAAG GACGCAAGCCGTAACGAAGACTGTGGATGAGAGTCAGGAGGCTCTGAAGAAATTACAGGATGAGCACAGCGTCTCGCTGGGGAAGATAGGCGACTTGTCCACCGAGCTAGAGAC TGTAAAACAGACTTTGAGTGCTCAGAGAGAACAAAGTGAGGCTCATGCACATAAGCTGGAGGAGGAACTGAACAGAGTGGGTCAGCAGCTGCAGGAGGAACAACAGAAAATCTCTCAACATCAGCACGCTCAGGAGAAGGAGCGGGAGGAGTATGCTAG GATGTTGCTGGAGGTCCAGACCAAGCTGGCACGGAGTGAGCAGGAGGTACAGCATGTCACTAAAAGCATGAAGCAAGAGCAGGAAGAGAAACACCAGGCCTTGTCTCagctggagcagatacgacagTGCAGAAGGGAGTCGACAGAGGCCAAAGAGCAGAAGGCATGGCTCCTTCAGACGCAGATGGAGACGCTACAGAAGGAACGTGACCAGCTTCACCAGCAGATGGAGCAGGAGCGACTAAGTTTCAGCAAACAACTTGCAGAAGCACAAGAAAG CACATCGAATGAGGAGACTGAGCACTGGAAAAACCTGTATGAAGAACTCTATTCTAAAGTTAAACCATTCCAG GAGCAGTTGGACGGCTTTGCAGCAGAGAGGCACGCACTGCTCTCTGAGAAGGGGGCCACACAGGCTCAGCTGAGTAAGCTGGCAGATGCTTATGCTAATCTACTGGGCCATCAGAACCAAAAGCAGAAGATCAAGCACATGATCAAGCTTAAGGAGGAAAACCTGGAGCTCAAACAG GAAGTGGCTAAGCTCCAGGTTCAGGTGGCGAAGCAAAAGAAGGAGCTGGAGCACGTGAAATCCAGCAGTGCTTCTCGCAGGTTTGATCCCAGCAAAGCTTTTAAACATGAGCATAAAGAGAACCAGGAGCCGGTTCTGAATATCAGATAG